In a single window of the Desulfovibrio mangrovi genome:
- a CDS encoding phage portal protein — MRPVQAISGGMTALAAFPSSAWRSLSDAAFNMVTSVRCSIMAFSSPHAALAYREQRAFYLSYSAANRKGPNKNWRPSNKTADEQIMRGWSDVMARARDLARNNPNISGALRKICNNVVFKGIMPQAQLMRGDTSDEVNNRLVEHQFKKWARQVKFRSKQKLAVRSLWSDGGSFVRCFASETLHKRGVVPLGIEILEVDHLDRERNEELENGNVINRGIEYTPDGFVDAYWLFPNHPGNTRNFMRRLHQSERVSADTCFLIMDPERPSQSLPIPLLASVIMSMHNFNEYQDAEQIAARIAAAFSVFVKTTGIGQVGNGLDGSPLPTMAQGTTTEGKPLPGFVGTGNIIELPPGKEIQVANNPRPGENYEPFTRTNLRNASTGVGMSSAAFSNDYSDANYSSIRQSVLEERRSYQDQQQLLKDEMLDPVFELWVLFRWLFGYGQEREIPVVWQTPGWEWVDPLKDANAAKILKEMGIENEIDLAASRGRDYEENVEKQARAKDMRKRKGLDTEQEAKPDA; from the coding sequence ATGCGGCCCGTGCAGGCCATATCCGGCGGCATGACCGCGCTGGCTGCATTCCCTTCTTCTGCGTGGCGGTCGCTCTCTGATGCTGCGTTCAACATGGTCACATCCGTGCGCTGCAGCATAATGGCATTTAGCAGTCCACATGCTGCGCTTGCCTACCGCGAACAGCGGGCCTTTTATCTTTCCTATTCCGCAGCCAACCGCAAAGGACCTAACAAGAACTGGCGGCCCAGCAACAAGACGGCTGATGAACAGATCATGCGCGGCTGGTCAGACGTTATGGCCCGCGCCCGCGATCTTGCCCGCAACAACCCGAATATTTCCGGCGCGCTGCGCAAGATATGCAACAACGTGGTGTTCAAGGGCATTATGCCGCAGGCCCAGCTTATGCGCGGCGATACTTCCGACGAGGTGAACAACCGTCTTGTTGAGCACCAGTTCAAGAAGTGGGCACGGCAGGTCAAGTTCCGCAGCAAGCAAAAGCTGGCGGTGCGTTCCTTGTGGTCGGACGGTGGTTCGTTCGTTCGTTGCTTTGCCAGCGAGACGCTGCACAAGCGCGGCGTGGTGCCGCTTGGTATCGAGATTCTTGAAGTGGACCACCTTGACCGCGAACGTAACGAAGAGCTTGAAAACGGCAACGTAATCAACAGGGGCATAGAGTACACCCCTGACGGTTTTGTTGATGCTTATTGGCTCTTCCCCAACCACCCCGGCAACACCCGCAATTTCATGCGCCGCCTGCACCAGAGCGAGCGCGTTTCCGCTGACACCTGCTTTCTGATCATGGACCCCGAGCGGCCCAGCCAGAGCCTGCCTATTCCGCTGCTGGCATCGGTGATCATGTCCATGCACAACTTCAACGAATATCAGGACGCAGAACAGATTGCCGCCCGCATTGCTGCGGCCTTCTCTGTGTTCGTCAAGACTACTGGTATCGGTCAGGTCGGTAACGGTCTTGACGGTTCCCCCCTGCCCACCATGGCGCAGGGAACCACCACCGAAGGCAAGCCACTCCCCGGCTTTGTCGGCACGGGTAACATTATTGAGCTGCCCCCCGGCAAGGAAATTCAGGTCGCCAACAACCCGCGCCCCGGTGAGAACTACGAACCTTTTACCCGCACAAACCTGCGCAACGCTTCAACCGGCGTGGGCATGAGTTCCGCAGCCTTTTCCAACGACTATTCAGACGCGAACTATTCCAGCATCCGCCAGAGCGTGCTTGAAGAACGGCGCAGCTATCAGGACCAGCAGCAGCTTCTGAAAGACGAAATGCTCGATCCCGTATTTGAGCTGTGGGTCCTTTTCCGCTGGCTGTTCGGCTACGGGCAGGAACGGGAAATCCCCGTTGTGTGGCAGACGCCCGGATGGGAATGGGTTGACCCGCTCAAGGACGCCAACGCCGCAAAGATTCTCAAGGAAATGGGCATAGAGAACGAAATTGACCTCGCTGCCAGCCGTGGCCGCGACTACGAAGAGAACGTGGAAAAGCAGGCCCGCGCCAAGGACATGCGCAAGCGCAAAGGTCTGGATACGGAACAGGAGGCAAAACCAGATGCTTAG
- a CDS encoding DUF6148 family protein, whose amino-acid sequence MTDAERTQNRLDAYYAAETAILAGHQSYTVEGTAYTRANLQDVQRMINQLRNELTAMRNGGSIRQTQVVF is encoded by the coding sequence ATGACAGACGCCGAAAGAACGCAAAACAGACTTGATGCCTACTACGCAGCAGAGACGGCAATCCTTGCCGGGCACCAGTCCTACACTGTGGAAGGCACTGCATACACCCGGGCCAACCTGCAGGACGTGCAGCGCATGATCAACCAGTTGCGCAACGAACTGACCGCCATGCGGAACGGTGGAAGCATCCGGCAGACGCAGGTGGTGTTCTAA
- a CDS encoding glycoside hydrolase family 108 protein, which yields MRTTFTPEFNRAFAVLMGHEGGYSNSATDRGGETYKGISRVHHPAWQGWPMVDGAKAYAGFPVCLESNALLQTLVKDFYKGTFWDHFYCDSLPLPLALEVFEQAVNLGIARTARHLQQACNALNRNGKLFADLKEDGKFGRLTLQAVSLLVHRDDMDPLIKALNILQGAHYLAVMREHPEQETYARGWLSRVEITSTTMQRHLSYGAAA from the coding sequence ATGAGAACCACCTTTACCCCCGAATTCAACCGTGCCTTTGCCGTGCTGATGGGTCACGAAGGCGGCTACAGCAACAGCGCCACCGACCGTGGCGGCGAGACCTACAAGGGCATTAGCCGCGTGCACCACCCTGCGTGGCAGGGCTGGCCCATGGTGGACGGTGCCAAGGCTTACGCCGGTTTCCCTGTGTGCCTTGAGTCCAACGCGCTTTTGCAGACGCTGGTGAAGGACTTCTACAAGGGAACCTTCTGGGACCATTTTTACTGTGACTCGCTTCCTTTGCCCCTGGCCCTTGAGGTGTTCGAGCAGGCCGTGAATCTGGGCATTGCCCGCACCGCCCGTCACTTGCAGCAGGCATGCAACGCGCTCAATCGCAACGGCAAGCTGTTCGCGGACCTGAAGGAAGACGGCAAGTTCGGCAGGCTCACCCTGCAGGCCGTAAGCCTGCTTGTGCATCGCGATGACATGGACCCGCTTATCAAGGCCCTGAACATTCTGCAGGGGGCGCACTATCTCGCCGTGATGCGCGAGCACCCGGAGCAGGAGACGTATGCGCGCGGCTGGCTGAGCCGCGTTGAGATCACATCGACAACCATGCAGCGGCATCTGTCGTATGGCGCTGCGGCTTAA
- a CDS encoding ogr/Delta-like zinc finger family protein has translation MSRMSKTMIIALVAQAEGGVDYDRQRGMALCPACGKRAKVVTTRNWDGNVRLRYHKCMNKQCLLYRTGTTIKSIEVDALAA, from the coding sequence ATGAGCAGAATGAGCAAGACCATGATTATCGCGTTGGTGGCTCAAGCGGAAGGCGGCGTGGACTATGACCGGCAGCGCGGCATGGCGCTGTGCCCTGCCTGCGGCAAACGGGCCAAGGTTGTGACAACCCGCAACTGGGACGGGAACGTGCGGTTGCGCTACCACAAGTGCATGAACAAGCAATGCCTGTTGTATCGGACGGGTACGACCATCAAGAGCATAGAAGTAGACGCCTTGGCAGCGTAG
- a CDS encoding phage holin family protein yields the protein MMDTASQYLRQLLDCGSGKGLISALIGFFASVLGGVGPLLGTLVALWCMDFFLGFLRAWSESSISVCKMRAGVVKAFLYFATVLVMAIMDYALSQTISFIHIPVRDFVCVYLCLTESISCLGHLRYFGVPIPAWIATRLAGYRTAMDAGPSAGGSK from the coding sequence ATGATGGATACAGCCAGCCAGTACCTGAGACAGTTGCTGGACTGCGGCAGCGGCAAGGGGCTTATCTCGGCGCTCATCGGATTTTTTGCTTCCGTGCTGGGCGGGGTTGGTCCGCTGCTGGGAACGCTTGTTGCGCTGTGGTGCATGGACTTCTTTCTGGGCTTTCTGCGGGCGTGGTCGGAAAGCTCCATCTCCGTGTGCAAGATGCGCGCGGGTGTGGTTAAGGCGTTTCTCTACTTCGCAACCGTGCTTGTGATGGCCATCATGGACTACGCCCTTTCGCAGACCATTTCATTCATCCACATCCCCGTGCGGGATTTTGTCTGCGTGTACCTGTGCCTCACGGAAAGCATCAGCTGTCTGGGGCACCTCAGATATTTCGGCGTGCCCATCCCCGCATGGATTGCGACACGCCTTGCCGGTTACCGCACCGCCATGGATGCGGGGCCGTCTGCCGGAGGTTCCAAATGA
- a CDS encoding phage tail tube protein: MGQARGYKGKLLIGFEEDYGVAPATPVGFQVHINSVDGGATRALSTSDTITGTRNPAKPFSGDTALSRNIVVPLDAREIGLWLTGMLGAPVSSGTGPYTHVFKVGDTQPSMIIEPAFPDVGMYLRGRGCKVGSFEFTAGGSGEHVVNIGVVGQDESKEAAPYDATPTQFAFDRMEKRHIASIKEGGAAVSGRITEISMKFDMGLDTDGYTADTGGTLGDISEGLISISGSVTALFKDTTLFDKAAAGTETSLEITFTNGAHSLSFKLPETMYSRSSPAISGPQGVRESYDFQGYLDDAADGSAIVVTLTNDVASYALA; encoded by the coding sequence ATGGGACAGGCACGCGGTTACAAAGGCAAGCTTCTTATCGGGTTTGAGGAAGATTACGGGGTTGCCCCTGCAACGCCCGTCGGGTTTCAGGTTCATATCAATTCCGTGGACGGCGGCGCAACCCGTGCGCTGAGCACTTCGGACACCATTACCGGAACGCGCAACCCGGCCAAGCCGTTCTCAGGAGACACCGCCCTTTCGCGCAACATCGTTGTGCCGCTTGACGCACGCGAAATCGGGCTTTGGCTCACTGGCATGCTCGGCGCGCCGGTTTCGTCCGGAACCGGACCGTATACCCATGTGTTCAAGGTTGGCGACACGCAGCCCAGCATGATCATTGAACCCGCGTTTCCTGACGTGGGCATGTATCTGCGTGGGCGTGGCTGCAAGGTTGGCAGCTTTGAGTTTACGGCGGGCGGTTCCGGTGAGCATGTCGTGAATATCGGCGTTGTTGGTCAGGACGAATCCAAGGAGGCGGCCCCGTATGATGCAACCCCCACGCAGTTCGCCTTCGACCGGATGGAGAAACGCCACATTGCTTCCATCAAGGAAGGCGGCGCGGCTGTGTCCGGAAGAATCACGGAAATATCGATGAAGTTCGACATGGGGCTGGATACCGATGGCTATACCGCAGACACCGGCGGAACGCTCGGCGACATCTCTGAAGGACTCATCAGCATCAGCGGCAGCGTTACCGCGCTGTTCAAAGATACCACATTGTTCGACAAGGCCGCCGCTGGAACCGAAACCAGCCTTGAAATCACCTTCACCAACGGTGCGCACTCCCTTTCGTTCAAGCTGCCTGAAACCATGTATTCCCGCTCATCTCCCGCAATCAGCGGACCGCAGGGTGTGCGTGAATCCTACGATTTCCAAGGCTATCTGGACGACGCCGCAGACGGCAGCGCCATTGTTGTGACCCTGACCAACGATGTGGCCAGCTACGCGCTGGCGTAA
- a CDS encoding DUF1799 domain-containing protein, with the protein MTDAPAPLPCNLLALALWKEVQTDWNHVPAGMGGSMRTGLNWQAVDWRVQFLGIEWTMGLYRKLQHLERLELNAQHNALKQQRSS; encoded by the coding sequence GTGACCGATGCCCCCGCGCCTTTGCCCTGCAACCTGCTGGCGCTGGCCCTGTGGAAAGAGGTGCAGACCGACTGGAACCATGTACCTGCAGGCATGGGCGGGAGCATGCGCACCGGCCTGAACTGGCAAGCAGTGGACTGGCGGGTGCAGTTTCTGGGCATTGAGTGGACCATGGGCCTGTATCGCAAATTGCAGCACCTTGAGCGGCTGGAACTGAACGCCCAGCATAACGCGCTGAAACAACAACGGAGCAGCTAA
- a CDS encoding phage tail tape measure protein produces the protein MAGAVATRIEINAQDNASAVIRRAEQSMGGLAGAVSRFGGVAQGALGAISLASLGMGITHAVDQFAAFDKGLIGVRKTTGLAGRELGLFGEQIVDMSRSMPNTSEELLAIAQSAGQLGVTGSKNLLKFSETVAKLGDASDLAGEEAATTLARLLTVTGEDMGNVNELASVIVRLGNNMAATEREIAEMSTEVAQATAAFNVSSAEASALGTAMRAMGMRAEASGSAVGRTFRVIEDAVVSGGDKMARLTKITGMAAEDIATKFRDKPVQVFQAFIEGLGKVVASGGSAAKTLGQFGLSGEEILKILPTLAANSGKLATALQLMEDELRKTSALNNEAASAAEAYIKQMQVLDNRLNAASEKMGSMFAPAMRLGKESLVELAEAASRLPNIAKAIAMVSEGSMRFGEFATSNGEELEAAIKRLDGTTEGTANRLAAINAQLASGFTSPKMRAALHEEKQMLEAELGTMREIAALKRAAGYHTPVASAAPAASGDVDPIVDDAAAKKAATALKSVNDEIAKLTMSDLAYSKYQLAGKMNDYAEALGAAHPALARYNLLASERLELEASLASYSQHNQFPDFSARDRQMDEAFARARTSKREEDLQLQTEFAEKHREIVLGETEFKLEQIAKQAEAYRRAGADSVAVEQWAAEERLRLSRNWEDGVTRGLRSIEDEWTNSARNGEALATNMFESISSAWTLTTDGMKFDWDSAMNSILNSAWHQLAVNPLLGGISGAVSGGGGGFLGMLGGLFSFNALGGVYSGPGISAYSGKVVDSPTVFPFAKGIGLMGEAGAEAIMPLTRTPDGSLGVQAVGGAAAAPQIEIVINNDSGVRSRVASQQTSFDGGRMVTRIVVENLASNTDGMGDAMRAVMGMR, from the coding sequence ATGGCCGGAGCGGTAGCAACCCGAATAGAGATTAACGCGCAGGACAATGCCAGCGCGGTTATCCGCCGTGCTGAACAGAGCATGGGCGGGCTGGCCGGTGCTGTGAGCCGGTTCGGTGGAGTGGCACAAGGCGCCCTTGGTGCTATTTCCCTCGCAAGCTTGGGCATGGGTATAACTCATGCCGTTGACCAGTTCGCGGCGTTCGATAAGGGGCTTATCGGCGTGCGCAAGACTACCGGACTTGCAGGCCGTGAGCTTGGCCTGTTCGGTGAGCAGATCGTGGACATGTCACGCAGCATGCCCAACACGTCCGAAGAGCTGCTGGCTATTGCGCAGTCTGCCGGACAGCTAGGTGTTACCGGCTCCAAGAATCTGCTCAAATTCTCCGAGACTGTTGCCAAGCTGGGTGACGCTTCCGACCTTGCGGGCGAAGAGGCTGCCACCACGTTGGCGCGGCTTCTCACCGTAACCGGCGAGGACATGGGTAATGTGAATGAGCTGGCTTCCGTGATCGTTCGGCTGGGCAACAACATGGCCGCCACGGAGCGGGAGATAGCGGAAATGTCCACGGAGGTGGCGCAGGCAACTGCAGCGTTTAACGTATCCTCTGCCGAGGCTTCCGCCCTTGGCACAGCCATGCGGGCCATGGGCATGCGGGCAGAGGCTTCGGGTTCCGCCGTGGGCCGGACCTTCCGGGTTATTGAAGACGCAGTGGTTTCCGGCGGTGATAAAATGGCGCGGCTCACCAAGATCACAGGTATGGCGGCAGAAGACATTGCCACCAAATTCCGCGACAAGCCCGTGCAGGTTTTTCAGGCATTCATAGAGGGGCTTGGCAAGGTTGTCGCCTCCGGCGGCTCAGCCGCCAAGACGCTTGGGCAATTCGGTCTTTCCGGCGAAGAGATATTGAAAATCCTGCCCACCCTTGCCGCCAACAGTGGCAAACTGGCAACCGCTCTGCAGCTCATGGAAGATGAACTGCGTAAGACTTCCGCCCTGAACAACGAAGCAGCATCCGCCGCAGAAGCCTACATTAAACAGATGCAGGTGCTTGATAACCGGCTGAACGCGGCCTCTGAAAAAATGGGCAGCATGTTTGCCCCGGCAATGCGCCTTGGCAAAGAAAGCCTTGTGGAACTGGCGGAAGCCGCCTCGCGCCTGCCCAACATTGCCAAGGCCATTGCCATGGTGAGCGAAGGTTCCATGCGCTTCGGCGAGTTTGCCACCTCTAACGGGGAAGAGCTTGAAGCAGCCATCAAGCGGCTGGACGGCACGACCGAAGGCACGGCCAACCGCCTTGCCGCCATTAATGCCCAGCTTGCAAGCGGCTTCACCTCGCCCAAGATGCGGGCGGCCCTGCATGAAGAAAAGCAGATGCTGGAAGCCGAACTTGGCACCATGCGTGAGATTGCCGCGTTGAAGCGTGCTGCTGGATATCACACGCCTGTGGCATCTGCTGCCCCTGCAGCCTCCGGCGATGTTGACCCCATTGTGGACGATGCCGCCGCCAAGAAAGCCGCCACCGCCCTCAAGAGCGTGAACGACGAGATTGCCAAGCTGACCATGAGCGACCTTGCCTACAGCAAGTATCAGCTTGCGGGCAAAATGAACGACTATGCCGAGGCCCTTGGCGCGGCGCACCCCGCGCTTGCACGCTACAACCTGCTTGCCTCCGAGCGGCTTGAGCTTGAGGCGAGCCTTGCCAGCTACAGCCAGCACAACCAGTTCCCCGACTTTTCCGCCCGTGACAGGCAGATGGATGAAGCCTTTGCCCGCGCCCGCACCAGCAAGCGCGAAGAGGATCTGCAGCTGCAGACCGAGTTTGCCGAGAAGCACAGGGAAATAGTGCTGGGTGAAACGGAATTCAAGCTGGAACAAATTGCAAAGCAGGCGGAAGCCTACCGCCGCGCTGGTGCCGATTCCGTTGCTGTGGAGCAGTGGGCGGCGGAAGAACGCCTGCGCCTTTCCCGTAATTGGGAGGACGGGGTAACCCGTGGGCTGCGCAGTATTGAAGATGAGTGGACCAACAGCGCGCGAAACGGCGAAGCGCTGGCAACAAACATGTTTGAATCCATCAGCAGCGCGTGGACCCTGACGACGGACGGCATGAAGTTCGACTGGGACAGCGCCATGAATTCCATTCTGAATTCAGCGTGGCACCAGCTGGCTGTTAATCCTCTTTTGGGCGGCATCTCCGGGGCCGTGAGCGGAGGCGGTGGCGGCTTCCTTGGCATGCTGGGCGGCCTGTTCAGCTTCAACGCGCTGGGCGGCGTGTATTCCGGCCCCGGCATCTCTGCGTACAGCGGCAAGGTGGTGGACAGCCCCACCGTGTTCCCCTTTGCCAAGGGCATCGGGCTCATGGGCGAAGCGGGGGCAGAGGCCATTATGCCGCTCACGCGCACCCCTGACGGTTCGCTTGGCGTGCAGGCCGTGGGCGGCGCTGCTGCCGCACCGCAGATAGAGATTGTCATCAACAACGATTCCGGCGTGCGCAGCCGTGTTGCCAGCCAGCAGACCAGCTTTGACGGCGGGCGCATGGTCACCCGCATTGTGGTGGAGAACCTTGCCAGCAACACCGACGGCATGGGCGATGCCATGCGCGCTGTCATGGGCATGCGGTAA
- a CDS encoding DUF2190 family protein, translated as MAQNHVQEGKKMNWTNGGAAAVVSGQAVVVGALVGVAAGDIAVGETGVLEVAEVRFLPKAAEAITQGAKLYWDANGNPVGGVAGSGCLTATATDNTYAGVAFAAAADTAATVDIKLNA; from the coding sequence ATGGCACAGAACCATGTTCAGGAAGGCAAGAAAATGAATTGGACCAACGGCGGCGCGGCTGCCGTTGTGTCCGGTCAGGCGGTGGTTGTGGGCGCGCTGGTCGGCGTGGCCGCAGGCGACATTGCCGTAGGCGAAACCGGCGTGCTGGAAGTTGCGGAAGTGCGTTTCCTGCCCAAGGCCGCCGAAGCAATCACGCAGGGCGCCAAGCTCTATTGGGACGCCAATGGCAACCCCGTGGGCGGCGTGGCCGGTTCCGGCTGCCTGACCGCAACGGCAACCGACAACACCTATGCCGGTGTGGCCTTCGCGGCTGCGGCTGACACTGCCGCCACCGTGGATATCAAGCTGAACGCTTAA
- a CDS encoding phage head spike fiber domain-containing protein yields MRRAYTPTHRPVVVPPIAVPHGIVCDFDFAHSLQDLCSPAAWRAALPSLGGKTYDRFGVLCRAGADVARLTGDGVLLEGQDTRLNPYATTFTTWIGSTDRVTPNDTIAPDGTKTASRIVMPAGYTNLRYQVSVKPSTSYVYTLWVMKNNGGAAPYLSIHNATAGIDIIPATGVYTAGIPSSGWNRVKIPFTTPANCTSVYIYAERDTPFNTDYYAWSAQLKEGAYETSDILGEGAPVTRASEHATADGSNGITLPLERLHPTAAAIWRGEREGTIAALVHMGAAHSGLETPIVGSATTKWRMFRSTSSGNFLYQMDGAAASVPRVPFMAGETLLLGCSREQDGTARAFVSDPSGSVVMGSGVLAGTYPSLTLAALCTDYVANPMKFSRLRVYDRELSQAELQSLHNNWMQGVL; encoded by the coding sequence ATGCGGCGCGCCTACACCCCCACGCATCGCCCGGTGGTTGTTCCGCCTATTGCGGTACCCCACGGCATCGTCTGCGATTTTGATTTTGCACACAGCCTGCAGGATTTGTGCAGCCCTGCCGCGTGGCGTGCTGCACTGCCGAGCTTGGGCGGCAAGACGTATGATCGGTTCGGGGTTTTGTGCAGAGCCGGGGCTGATGTGGCGCGGCTGACGGGTGATGGGGTTTTGCTTGAGGGGCAGGATACGCGGCTTAATCCCTATGCGACAACTTTCACAACGTGGATTGGAAGCACTGATAGAGTTACCCCAAATGACACCATAGCCCCCGATGGCACAAAAACGGCATCGCGAATTGTAATGCCTGCCGGATACACAAATTTAAGATATCAAGTTTCTGTAAAACCCAGCACATCCTATGTTTATACACTGTGGGTTATGAAAAATAATGGAGGGGCTGCTCCGTATCTATCCATACATAATGCTACTGCGGGCATAGATATTATACCAGCCACAGGTGTGTATACAGCAGGAATCCCTTCTTCTGGGTGGAATCGCGTGAAGATTCCATTCACGACCCCTGCGAATTGCACAAGTGTATATATTTACGCAGAGCGAGATACACCTTTCAATACTGATTATTACGCGTGGAGTGCGCAGTTAAAAGAAGGCGCATACGAAACGTCAGACATTTTGGGTGAGGGCGCTCCCGTCACCCGCGCCAGCGAACACGCCACCGCAGACGGCAGCAATGGTATCACGTTGCCCCTCGAACGTTTGCACCCAACGGCAGCTGCGATCTGGCGCGGAGAGCGCGAGGGCACTATTGCTGCTCTTGTGCATATGGGGGCGGCACATTCTGGGTTAGAAACGCCTATCGTTGGTTCTGCAACTACAAAATGGAGAATGTTTCGCAGCACATCATCTGGTAATTTCTTGTATCAGATGGACGGTGCAGCAGCATCAGTGCCGCGTGTCCCTTTCATGGCTGGTGAAACTCTTTTGCTTGGATGTTCTCGTGAACAAGACGGCACAGCAAGAGCGTTTGTTTCTGACCCCTCAGGATCGGTTGTGATGGGGAGCGGTGTTCTTGCGGGCACATACCCAAGTCTCACGCTGGCAGCATTGTGTACTGACTATGTCGCCAACCCGATGAAGTTTTCCCGCCTCCGCGTCTACGACCGCGAACTCTCGCAGGCCGAACTGCAATCCCTACACAACAACTGGATGCAGGGGGTGCTGTAA
- a CDS encoding NlpC/P60 family protein, with protein sequence MRSPLPLLADLGPLFHSRFADGGRGEQDADGVRLFDCWGLSMAVFECYGLVVPDFAIHADNLRAAHRAFTREEKSGRWVPLAQPVAPCVVAMATTQVTRAKNHFGVYVGGGRFVHIFRGMGVHTCSVTSFPWTKRIRGFWAWAA encoded by the coding sequence ATGCGTAGCCCTTTGCCGCTGCTGGCTGATCTTGGGCCGCTGTTCCATAGCCGGTTTGCCGATGGCGGACGCGGTGAGCAGGACGCGGACGGCGTGCGCCTTTTCGACTGCTGGGGCCTGAGCATGGCCGTGTTTGAGTGTTACGGCCTTGTGGTTCCTGACTTTGCCATTCACGCGGACAACCTGCGCGCGGCCCACAGAGCCTTTACGCGAGAGGAAAAGAGCGGGCGCTGGGTTCCGCTTGCGCAGCCCGTTGCCCCGTGCGTGGTCGCCATGGCCACAACGCAGGTGACGCGGGCCAAGAACCATTTTGGCGTGTATGTGGGCGGCGGCAGGTTTGTGCACATCTTCCGAGGCATGGGGGTGCATACGTGCTCTGTAACGTCCTTTCCGTGGACCAAGCGCATAAGGGGGTTTTGGGCATGGGCAGCGTAA
- a CDS encoding phage tail protein produces the protein MPTLAQIIERNRTHSEHAYIMLCEMILPDGTTVRLARNTESIAWPNAGSVSGVLAAAGESVSVLCAEAGSIEVALTGEFSGEIALEHDDGAGGNWTEIAAFTGPSGGEYLCLAGRTYRLIVRSLTEGAPHALIAPKGTVWTAFDFLPDDLEESGNVETRGVTVRVGNASQAMYDYMRQLMDWRKLHGPELIQVRLCVVNTGLLDEPEPEAEYWFVDEEISCPPPMQAVEIKLGLENIWDRPVPRRSITRDFCQWDSADDCPHYAVCNHTLTACRVTYTNSINFGGFPTVEQGGVNA, from the coding sequence ATGCCCACACTTGCCCAGATCATAGAACGCAACCGCACGCACAGTGAGCATGCCTACATCATGCTGTGCGAGATGATTCTGCCGGATGGCACCACGGTGCGCCTTGCCCGCAATACGGAAAGCATTGCATGGCCCAACGCGGGCAGCGTTTCCGGCGTGCTGGCCGCTGCGGGTGAATCCGTTTCCGTGCTGTGCGCAGAGGCCGGCAGCATAGAGGTTGCCCTGACTGGCGAGTTTTCCGGCGAGATTGCGCTGGAACATGACGATGGCGCAGGCGGCAACTGGACGGAGATTGCCGCCTTTACCGGCCCTTCCGGCGGGGAATATCTCTGCCTTGCTGGCCGCACCTATCGCCTGATCGTGCGCAGCCTGACCGAGGGCGCGCCCCATGCGCTTATTGCCCCCAAGGGCACGGTGTGGACGGCGTTTGATTTTCTGCCTGACGATCTGGAAGAATCCGGCAATGTGGAGACACGCGGCGTAACCGTGCGCGTGGGCAACGCCTCGCAGGCCATGTATGACTACATGCGCCAACTCATGGACTGGCGCAAGCTGCACGGGCCGGAACTCATACAGGTGCGGCTGTGCGTTGTGAACACCGGCCTGCTCGATGAGCCGGAGCCGGAGGCGGAATACTGGTTCGTGGATGAGGAAATATCGTGCCCGCCCCCCATGCAGGCTGTGGAAATCAAGCTTGGGCTTGAAAACATTTGGGACAGGCCCGTGCCGCGCCGCTCCATCACGCGCGATTTCTGCCAGTGGGACAGCGCGGACGATTGCCCGCACTACGCCGTGTGCAACCACACCCTCACGGCCTGCCGCGTGACCTATACCAACTCCATCAACTTTGGGGGCTTCCCCACCGTGGAACAGGGGGGCGTGAATGCGTAG